GCTGCGCTCGTCGGGGTGAGAGTCCGGGTCCAACTGCTCCGGAGACATGTAAGCCGGCGTGCCGCCCGCCACGGGCGTGCTCGGCGTCTCGTCGCCTGGCGGGTTGGCGCTGCGGGCGAGGCCGAAGTCGGTGACGCGCACGCGGCCGTCGCGGCCCACCAGGAGGTTCTCCGGCTTGAAGTCGCCGTGCACCACGCCCGCCGCGTGCGCCGCCGCCAGGCCCCGGCCCGCGTCCAGGAAGAGGCCCAGCACCTGCCGCCACGGGCGCGGCGCGGCCTTCAGCCACTGGCGCAGCGTCTGCGCCTCCACCAGCTCCATGGCCAGGAAGACGTTCTGCCCGAAGGTGCCCACGTCGTAGATGGGCACCACGTGCGGGTGCGAGACGCGGGCCATGGCCTGGGCCTCGCGCAGCAGGTGGGCGCGGCCCTCCTCCGCGTCCAGGCCCAGCACGCCCACGCGTAGCAGCTTGAGGGCCACGCGCCGGTCCAGCTCCGGGTCATACGCGCTGTAGACGACGCCCATGCCGCCGGCGCCCAGCCGCTCCAGCACGAGGTAGCGGCCCACCGCGGTGCCCTTCTCCAGGGGCCGCTCCTCCGCGCCCGCGGGGCGGGGCGGGGTCAGCGCGGTGGCCTCACCGGGCGGGCCCTCGTCGGGCGACTGTGCGCGCAGGGCCTCCGCCACCATCCGCCGGCAGGCGGGGCACGCGTCCAGGTGCGCGTCCACCTTCGCGGCGCGCGTGTGCGGCAGCGTGCCCAGCAGCAGCTCCATGAAGGTGCTCTCGTCGAGGCAGGCCACGGCGGACGGCTTTCGTCAGTCCAGCCGCGAGCGCAGCAGGCGGCTGAGGCTCACGTCGAGCTGGCTGGAGATGAGGCGCAGCACGCTGTCGAGCTGCGAGCGGGTGAGGCGCAGCCGCTCGGTGAGCAGCTTGCGCGTCTCCTGGAGCAGCGCCTCCTGCGCGCCCACCACCCAGCGCGCCGCGGTGGAGCGGTGCACGCCGTACAGCGCGCCGAGCTGGTCGATGCTCAGCCCGTCCAGGTACTTCAGCCGCAGGAAGTTGCGCTGGCGTGGCTCCAGCGCCGCGAGCGCCGAGGAGAACGACGCGTTGAACTCCGCGCGGTACGTCGTCTTGAGGTAGGCGAGCTCCGGGTCGTCCCCGGGCGCCACCAGCATGGACAAGTCCCCATCCTCCGCCTGCGTCTGCCCGCTGCGCTGGCGCTGCCAGTCGAGCGCGAGCCACAGCGCCGCCGCGCGCACCCAGCCGCTCAGCGGGCCCGTGCCCGGGTAGGCGGCCAGCCGGGCCGGTGCATCCGCGCTGCCCACCAGCATGCGCTGGCGCAGCAGCTGGCGGACCTCGTCCAGGCCCGTGGCCGGCAGCTTCAGCCGCGCCACGGCGGCGTCGACTTCCGGGAGGAAGCGGGCCTCGAAGGCCTTGAGCGCGGAGGGCAGGCCGTCCGCCGCCGCGCGGGCGAGGTACACGTCCGCGAGGTTCAGCTTCTCCACATCGTCGTTGGAGGCGTCCTCGCCGGGGAGCAGCCGCGCCAGGTGGCCGACGAAGCGCGGGCCCTCCAGCTCCACCCCGGGCCATGCCGAGCGCGCTGACGCCAGCCCGCGCGCGAGCCGCTCCTGGAGGCCGGGCAGGGACTCCGGCGTGGCGGTGGCGCCGCGTGCCGCAACGAAGGCCTGGGCGAGGGAAACGTCCGGTGTGGACACGCCCGGCAGGATACCACCCCCTCCTGGAATCCGGTTTCAACCGTTTCGCCGTGGTGGCTTCGTCGCTCTCCTACCTGCCGTGGGAGGAAGGAGGCATGTGGGGCACGGGCGCAGTGGGGCCCACCGGCTCCCGTCCGCCTGCTCCGCGCGCGGGCGCGTGTGTCCCGGGGGCCGCACGGCCCGTGGCCCGCGCATTGCTGGTATGGGACGAACTGGAGGTGGCTTTGGAGTCAATCGGTGGTGGGCCTGGAGACGCGGTGCATGCCTCGTGGCTGGAGCTGAGCGCTTCGGCCCTGCGGCACAACGTGGAGGTGTTCCGGGCGCTGGAGGGGCGGGCCGGGCCGGCGCGCATGCTGGGCGCGGTGCTGAAGGGCAATGCCTACGGGCACGGGCTGGCGCAGGTGCTGCCGCTGGTGCACGGGCAGGTGGACGTCCTCTACTTCATCGCGCCGCAGGACGCGCTGAAGGTGCGAGAGCACGAGCGGGCGCACGGGCTGCCACCCCGGCAGGTGCTGGTGCTGGGCGCGGTGGCGCCTTCCGAGGCGGTGGTGCTGGCGCGCGAGGGCGTGGAGGCGGTGGTGGCGGACCGTGGCTGGGCGGACGCGGTGGCGGTGCTGCGCGCGGCGAAGCTGGAGCGGCCGCTGCGGGTGCACGTCCACATCGACACGGGGCTGGGGCGCGAGGGCTTCACGCTGGAGGGGCTGCCGGGCGAGTCGCGCTTCCTGGTGGAGGCGCGCGACGTGCTGGAGGTGGTGGGCGTGCTGAGCCACTTCGCCAACACGGAGGACGTGACGGAGCAGGAGTACGCGCTGGCGCAGGTGGACGCGTTCGAGAAGGGGCTGGCGTTCCTCACGTCGCAGCTGGAGCCGCCGAAGCCGCTGCAGCGGCACATCGCCGCGAGCGCCGCGACGCTGGTGCTGCCGAGGGCGCGGTACGAGGCGCTGCGGGTGGGGATTTCGATGTACGGGCTGTGGCCGTCGCCGGAGACGCGGCTGTCGGCGCGGCTGGTGCTGGGCGAGGTGCCGGTGCTGAAGCCGGTGCTGTCGTGGCGGTGCCGCAGCCAGGTGGTGAAGTGGCTGCCCGCGGGCAGCTACGTGGGCTACGGCTGCACGTACCGGTGCCCGGAGCCCACGCGGATTGCCGTGCTGCCGGTGGGCTACTACGACGGCTACCCGAGGCTGGCGTCAGGCAAGGCGCACGTGCTGGTGAACGGGCGGCGCTGCCCGGTGCTGGGCCGGGTGATGATGAACCACCTCATCGTGGACGTGACGCGGGCCACCGCGGACGAGCGCCCGGTGACGGCGACGCTGCTCGGGAGGGACGGCCAGGAGTCCGTCTCCGCCGAGGCGCTCTCCGGGTGGGCGCAGACGATTCACTACGAGTTCGTCACCCGACTGGGCGCGCACCTGAAGCGGGTGGTGGTGGAGTAGGGCGGGGAGGACGTCCGAGGGGATTTTCGGGGATGCTGAGCCTCGGGCTGGCGGGGGTGCCGGCCGGGAGGGCCCATGCGACTTCGTTCCGTGCTGGCCGTGCTGCTTGGGTGGTGGGTGCTGGGCGCGGGCTGCGCCATGGGGATGGCCGGAGCGATTCCGCCTGCGGCCTTCCAGTTCCATAGGGTCGTTCCGCAAGAAGGTCCCGAAGGGGGTGGGTGGAAGGTTGCGCAGACCAGCATCACCCTGACGCGAGTCTCCCAGACCCAGCCAGTCCAGGCCCAGTGTGACGTCGAAGTGGGACTGCCCATGTCCACCCGGCTGGGAGCCATTCCGGATTTGATGGCTCAGGAACAGACAGCACTGGCAGCAGACCAGGCCGCGCGCTTCGCACTGGGCAAGAGGCCGGCGACGAGCGCGGAGCTCTGTGGCCTGTTCGTCGAGGAGATGAGGCGCCTGCTGACAGCCCAGCTTCCGGGGGTTCGGGTGCGTCGTTTCGTCGAGACTGGGATTCCTCGAACGAAGTTCGTCCCGGAGTAGAGCGAGAGGCGCAGGCACTGCACCTCATTCAGCGGATGCCTACCTTTGTGCGGTCCGAGAGCCATATCCATGAGCCAGCCACTCACAACTGAAGCGCTCCTCCGACTGGTCTACCGGTACTTCCCTGCCGGTGCCCACGTGTACGAGGAGCGATACGAGTCCTCGGATGAGTTCAAACGGCTCGACGCGCTCCGTCGTGCTGCCGTGGAAGACCAGAGTGCCTGGACGGCGTTCCTGAAGCGCATCCGTGAGGAGCTGCCCGGGACCCTGGTCTGGGACTACCCCAACATCCGTTACGACCCGGCCTACTCCATACGAGTGCTGCTGCCTGGCTATCCAATAGGTGCGCCGGAGCACAAGGAGGTGGTGCTGATGGTGAGCATCCTCGCGCCTGTACACCTTCTCTACGCCACCCACAGCAAGCGCTTGCACCAGCACCAGGCGGAGAGCATCTCCTACCAGCCACCGCTCCCTCCGGAGTTCCAGCCGTTCGCGGAGAAGGTGGAGGCCCTGGCCATCGAGGCCTTCGGCACCACCCGGCTTGCCCAGGACGTGCTCGCTACACCGGTGCCGAATCTCTACGTAGGCAACACCGGCTTCGGCAAGGTGACGCTCGCGGACTGCCTCTTCGGCGACTACCGCTGGTAGCCGGCCCTCAGCCCTTCGTCTCGGGCTCCAGCGCCGCGATTCGCGCGCCCGCTTCGGGCTGCACCTTCCACCGGCGGTGCAGCCACATCCACTGGTCCGGGTACTTGCGGATGCAGCGCTCCAGCGCGGCCGTCACCCGGGCCGTGTGCTCGGTAATCGGGTCCTCCGCCTCGCCCGGCGCGGGCGGGAGGATGGGGCCCTCCACCTCCAGCCGCAGCCGCGCGCCCCCGCGCCCGTTGCGCACGCCCATCACCATGAACACCGGCGCGCCCGTGCGCTTCGCCGCCACCGCCAGGGCCGGCGTCGTGGACGCCAGCCTCCCGAAGAACGGCACGAACACCGCCGCCTTCGCCGGCAGCGCCTGGTCCAGCAGGATGAACGGGGACTCGCCCCGGTTCACCGCGGCGATGATTTCCTGGATGGCCCCGCGCGGGTAGATGAGCCCCGCGCCCACGCGCACCCGGTTCTCCGCGATGCGCGTGTTCAGCGCGCCCTTCAGCGGCCGCACCAGCGCGTCCAGCGGCACACCCAGGCGGATGAGCATGTCCCCGAGCAGCTCCCAGTTGCCGAAGTGCGCCGTCACCATCAGCACACCCTTGCCCGTGGCCACGTGCGCCTTCAGCGCCTCCCACGCCTCGCTGCCCACCACGCCCTGGTCCGCCCAGTCCGGCGGCAGCCGCTCGCCCGAGGGCAGCGACTCCACCACCACGCGCGACATGTTGATGTACGCGCCGCGCGCAATCTCCCGCCGCTCGGCCTCGCTCTTCTCCGGCATCGCCAGGGCCAGGTTCTCCATGGCCACGCGGCGGCGGATGCCCAGCGTGTAGGCCAGGTTGCCCACGAAGCGGGCCAGCGCGTCACGCGACTCCGGCGACAGCCACGTGAGGAATGCCCAGACGAACCGCGTCAAGAACGCCACCACCCGGCCCGGCGGCGTACCGACGATGCGCAGGAGGTGCTCGGCGGAATGTTTCGGCTTCACGGTCTCTGGGACTACGGGTGCGGGAGCGTTCACGGACACGGCGGCACTCCACCCCGAAGTGGCCCTGGCGGCAAGGCCACACACGCGCGCTCCGCGCTACCCTGCCTGCCCGGCATGGGCCACACTGCGCGCCATCATGCCCAACCTGCTCCGTCCGGCGGCCCTGGCCGTCGTCACACTCCTCAGCGCGTGCGGTGCCCGGCAGAACGCTTCCACCGAGCCACCCGCCGCCTCCGCGCCGTCCACCTCGCAGCCCGCCGCGTCCGAGGCCTCCGCGCCCACGCCGCCCGAGCTGCGCCTCCCCACCGACGTGCGCCCCTCCGGCTATGTGGTGGAGCTCACCCTGGACCCCAAGGTCACCGCCTTCCAGGGTGTGGCGGACATCAACCTGGACGTGTCCAAGCCCACCTCCGTCGTGTGGATGCACGGCAAGCAGCTCACCATCAAGGAGGCCACCGTCACGCAGGCGGGCGCCACCGTCGCCGCGCGGCCGGTGCAGGGCGGCAAGGACTTCCTCGGCTTCGCGCTGGAGCAGCCGCTCGCGCCCGGCACCGCGAAGCTGCACATCGTCTACGAGGGCGTCGCCTCCGAGAAGGAGACGGACGGCGCCTTCCGCGTGAACGAGGGCGGTGACTGGTACATCTACACCCAGTTCGAGCCCATCGACGCGCGCCGCGTCTTCCCGTCCTTCGACGAGCCGGCCTTCAAGGTGCCCTGGCAGCTCACCTTCCACGTGCCCGCCGGCAACGTCGCCGTCACCAACACGCCGCAGGTGTCCGAGGAGGCCCGCCCGGACGGCGGCCGCACCTTCCGCTTCGCGCGCACCCAGCCGCTGCCCAGCTACCTCATCGCCTTCGGCGTGGGCCCCTTCGACTTCCTGCCGGCCGCGGATTCCGGCCAGAAGAAGGTGAAGACGCGCATCATCACCCCGCGTGGCCGGGCCGCGGAGGGCGCCTACGCCGCGCAGGTGACGCCGGAAATCCTCGCCGCGCTGGAGGAGTACTTCGGCATTCCGTACGCCTACGAGAAGCTGGACGTCATCGCCGTGCCGCTGCTCGGCGGCGCCATGGAGCACCCGGGCCTGGTGACGTTCAACTCGCGCCTCATCCTGTCCAAGCCGGAGGAGGACACGCTGGGTCGCCAGCGCGGCTTCTCCGAGACGCAGGTGCACGAGCTGGCGCACCAGTGGTTCGGCAACCTGGTCACCATGAACTGGTGGGACGACCTGTGGCTCAACGAGGCCTTCGCCACGTGGATGACGCCGCGAATCGTGGAGTCGTGGCGGCCCAGGTGGGACGCGCCGGTGGAGCGCGTGCTCGAGCGCAGCGGCGCGCTGGACGCCGACAGCCTCCTGTCCGCGCGGAAGATTCGCCAGCCCATCGACAGCGCCAATGACATCCACAACGCCTTCGACGGGATTACCTACGGCAAGGGCGCCGCGGTGCTCACCATGACGGAGGAGTGGCTGGGCCGCGAGGTGTTCCGCAAGGGCATCCAGCGCTACATGCGCAAGCACGCCAACGGCAACGCCACCGCGAAGGACTTCCTGGACGCGCTGTCCGCCGAGGCGGGCAAGGACGTGACGGGCGTCATGGGGACGTTTTTGGACCAGGGCGGCGCGCCGCTCGTCACCGCGTCGCTGGAGTGCGGCGCCCAGGGCGCGAAGGTGGTGCTCACCCAACAGCGCTACCTGCGGCTGGGCTCGAAGGCGCCGGGCCCGCAGTCCTGGCGGGTGCCGGTGTGCGTGGACTACGCG
The Pyxidicoccus xibeiensis DNA segment above includes these coding regions:
- a CDS encoding sigma-70 family RNA polymerase sigma factor; this translates as MSTPDVSLAQAFVAARGATATPESLPGLQERLARGLASARSAWPGVELEGPRFVGHLARLLPGEDASNDDVEKLNLADVYLARAAADGLPSALKAFEARFLPEVDAAVARLKLPATGLDEVRQLLRQRMLVGSADAPARLAAYPGTGPLSGWVRAAALWLALDWQRQRSGQTQAEDGDLSMLVAPGDDPELAYLKTTYRAEFNASFSSALAALEPRQRNFLRLKYLDGLSIDQLGALYGVHRSTAARWVVGAQEALLQETRKLLTERLRLTRSQLDSVLRLISSQLDVSLSRLLRSRLD
- the alr gene encoding alanine racemase; its protein translation is MEVALESIGGGPGDAVHASWLELSASALRHNVEVFRALEGRAGPARMLGAVLKGNAYGHGLAQVLPLVHGQVDVLYFIAPQDALKVREHERAHGLPPRQVLVLGAVAPSEAVVLAREGVEAVVADRGWADAVAVLRAAKLERPLRVHVHIDTGLGREGFTLEGLPGESRFLVEARDVLEVVGVLSHFANTEDVTEQEYALAQVDAFEKGLAFLTSQLEPPKPLQRHIAASAATLVLPRARYEALRVGISMYGLWPSPETRLSARLVLGEVPVLKPVLSWRCRSQVVKWLPAGSYVGYGCTYRCPEPTRIAVLPVGYYDGYPRLASGKAHVLVNGRRCPVLGRVMMNHLIVDVTRATADERPVTATLLGRDGQESVSAEALSGWAQTIHYEFVTRLGAHLKRVVVE
- a CDS encoding lysophospholipid acyltransferase family protein, translating into MKPKHSAEHLLRIVGTPPGRVVAFLTRFVWAFLTWLSPESRDALARFVGNLAYTLGIRRRVAMENLALAMPEKSEAERREIARGAYINMSRVVVESLPSGERLPPDWADQGVVGSEAWEALKAHVATGKGVLMVTAHFGNWELLGDMLIRLGVPLDALVRPLKGALNTRIAENRVRVGAGLIYPRGAIQEIIAAVNRGESPFILLDQALPAKAAVFVPFFGRLASTTPALAVAAKRTGAPVFMVMGVRNGRGGARLRLEVEGPILPPAPGEAEDPITEHTARVTAALERCIRKYPDQWMWLHRRWKVQPEAGARIAALEPETKG
- a CDS encoding M1 family metallopeptidase; this encodes MPNLLRPAALAVVTLLSACGARQNASTEPPAASAPSTSQPAASEASAPTPPELRLPTDVRPSGYVVELTLDPKVTAFQGVADINLDVSKPTSVVWMHGKQLTIKEATVTQAGATVAARPVQGGKDFLGFALEQPLAPGTAKLHIVYEGVASEKETDGAFRVNEGGDWYIYTQFEPIDARRVFPSFDEPAFKVPWQLTFHVPAGNVAVTNTPQVSEEARPDGGRTFRFARTQPLPSYLIAFGVGPFDFLPAADSGQKKVKTRIITPRGRAAEGAYAAQVTPEILAALEEYFGIPYAYEKLDVIAVPLLGGAMEHPGLVTFNSRLILSKPEEDTLGRQRGFSETQVHELAHQWFGNLVTMNWWDDLWLNEAFATWMTPRIVESWRPRWDAPVERVLERSGALDADSLLSARKIRQPIDSANDIHNAFDGITYGKGAAVLTMTEEWLGREVFRKGIQRYMRKHANGNATAKDFLDALSAEAGKDVTGVMGTFLDQGGAPLVTASLECGAQGAKVVLTQQRYLRLGSKAPGPQSWRVPVCVDYAAGNKEARTCTLMEGERAELALADAKGCPAWVFPNAEGAGYYRMQLAGEAATKLAKSGLDKLSRAERVAFLGDVRALAMAGALPAAEALALAARTANDKDRIVTEASLDLLDLASPRMIAEETREARARFVRDTYGPRARQLGFTPRPGEDEDTRLLRPRLVRLAGRDGADPKLVAEARALADKWLKDKRAVAPEMVDVVFAIAGTQADAAFQQKLITAAVEEKDRKTRQHLLGALGSITDPALAKQSLGLILDKRVDPRETMWLLFAASQNARTQPVAFDFVKENYDRIAGDSPEARLPLEVAGRMAFVAGGFCDAQKRQQAADFFTERNARVPGGPRMLAQVLENVDQCASLKAAQGSSVESFLSQRAAPRPPQAPTTR